One window of the Lonchura striata isolate bLonStr1 chromosome 9, bLonStr1.mat, whole genome shotgun sequence genome contains the following:
- the LOC110478992 gene encoding LOW QUALITY PROTEIN: ADAMTS-like protein 2 (The sequence of the model RefSeq protein was modified relative to this genomic sequence to represent the inferred CDS: deleted 2 bases in 1 codon), which translates to MPGRAPRAAAPAAAAGGPPSRLLLRGSGSSSAAWPPLPAASSSSSSSSAPPPPSAVSSEAADGAGTWDEEVTKWWGEWSSWSTCSRSCGGGVTSQERHCLRQRLQMPQGTNSTMCVGKAKHYQLCQQQPCPANTASFKQQQCSSFNAKAFGKHYYHWMPLYPDDYTSISNKPCDLQCTTRSGERQLMARAQDGTSCKDRTYQGVCINGKCEPVGCDGSLYSPRTMDRCRVCGGDGSTCHRVSGTFRKAISQIGYVFITNIPAGATDILIIERRKTENILALADESGHFFFNGNSAIDHPQNFRVAGTVFKYRRPSSLNSDGLEYIIAHGPTNQSLNAMYYNFNGKMPHITYDYTVPRTPPLRTAAPALARPLYHHLPVTSQSHPIPANSRAAQTDFNATWLSLSPDDTSEQLPLREGQEELDFGPLHFFQKNSTSETRDWGWEQSEEKEKYDFQIRQVYHANTAGEEEEEEAAAVGGETELALRFNQISISTAVPYSMRRPELSENSRVTSSRLRLFRRLCHRGPHNAAFCRELQPLAARLAPRNSTAGLRPRWPQGLHRALARKNSLEDLKVEVFAGSQGEAANSSMMASVESPLLGASPTADTSQAEPLRAPGTESNEFDVSPVGHDDISLADMYRWKVSAYAPCSSTCTSAGISTSYAMCVRYDGVEVDESYCDALTRPEPTHEFCTGRDCQPRWETSRWSECSRTCGEGFQYRTVRCWKMLAPGFDSSVYDDLCEAAGLARPMERKACKNKACGPQWELSEWSECSARCGTAGTMKREVRCSVEAALCDESRKPSGQKECSGPPCDRRWTASDWGPCSGSCGEGRMSRFVACRNLEGKVISSSQCDPATKPLAVHPCGDKNCPPHWVEQEWEQCDASCGRGMKTRLVLCVGLENGLYREYPEKRCETSPKPEEQAVCFRRPCSTWFTTSWSQCSKTCGAGVRLREVKCYQGEALAQGCDPSAKPEARQTCQLQLCPTEAPEDACEDKATANCVLVLKVKLCSHWYYRKACCWSCRLKSS; encoded by the exons ATGCCGGGCCGCGCTCCgcgggcc gccgcgcccgcagccgccgctgGTGGGCCGCCgagccgcctcctcctccgcggcagcggcagcagcagcgcggcatggccgccgctccccgccgcctcctcctcctcctcctcctcctccgcgccgccgcccccctCGGCGGTAAG TAGTGAGGCAGCAGATGGAGCTGGCACCTGGGATGAAGAAGTCACCAAGTGGTGGGGAGAGTGGAGCTCCTGGTCCACGTGCTCGCGGTCCTGCGGAGGGGGTGTCACGTCCCAGGAGAGGCACTGCTTGAGACAGAG GCTCCAGATGCCTCAGGGAACAAATAGCACCATGTGTGTTGGTAAAGCCAAGCACTACCAACTatgccagcagcag CCCTGCCCAGCCAACACAGCAAGCTtcaaacagcagcagtgctccagTTTCAATGCCAAAGCCTTTGGGAAGCACTATTACCACTGGATGCCCCTCTATCCAG ATGACTACACCAGTATCTCCAACAAGCCGTGTGACCTCCAGTGTACCACCCGGAGTGGAGAGAGGCAGCTGATGGCCCGAGCACAGGATGGCACCTCCTGCAAGGACAGGACCTATCAAGGGGTCTGCATCAATGGGAAGTGTGAG CCAGTTGGGTGCGATGGGAGCCTGTACTCGCCCCGGACCATGGACAGATGCAGGGTGTGTGGAGGGGACGGCAGCACTTGCCACCGTGTCTCGGGCACCTTCCGAAAGGCAATCTCACAGATAG GTTACGTGTTCATCACCAACATCCCTGCTGGTGCCACAGACATCCTCATCATTGAGcgcaggaaaacagaaaacatcctGG CACTTGCAGATGAATCCGGGCATTTCTTCTTCAACGGCAACTCTGCCATTGACCACCCTCAGAACTTCAGGGTGGCTGGCACTGTCTTCAAGTACCGGCGGCCCTCGAGCCTGAACTCGGATGGGCTGGAGTATATCATAGCTCATGGGCCCACTAACCAGTCTCTGAATGCCATG TACTATAACTTTAATGGGAAAATGCCTCACATAACTTATGACTACACTGTCCCACGGACACCGCCTCTCCGAACTGCGGCCCCTGCTCTTGCCAGGCCTCTCTATCACCACCTACCAGTGACCAGCCAGAGCCATCCCATTCCAGCCAactccagagctgctcagacAGACTTCAATGCCACGTGGCTCTCCCTGTCACCAGATGACACCAGTGAACAGCTTCCTCTAAGGGAAGGGCAAGAAGAATTAGACTTTGGTCCTCTGCACTTCTTCCAGAAGAACTCTACCAGTGAGACCCGAGACTGGGGCTGGGAACAAAGTGAAGAGAAGGAGAAGTACGACTTTCAGATCAGACAGGTCTATCATGCAAACacagcaggagaggaagaggaggaggaagcagcagcagttggTGGAGAGACAGAGTTGG CTCTCAGGTTCAACCAAATCTCCAtcagcacagctgtgccctACAGCATGAGGAGACCCGAGCTGTCGGAGAACAGCCGCGTGACATCCTCCAGGCTCCGTCTCTTCAGGCGCCTCTGTCACCGAGGCCCTCACAACGCTGCCttttgcagggagctgcagcccctggcagcCCGGCTGGCCCCCAGGAACTCCACGGCCGGGCTCCGGCCCCGCTGGCCACAGGGCCTCCACAGAGCCCTGGCTCGCAAGAACTCGCTGGAGGACTTGAAGGTGGAGGTGTTTGCTGGGAGTCAGGGCGAAGCAGCCAACAGCAGCATGATGGCATCTGTGGAGAGCCCTCTGCTCGGGGCCAGCCCGACCGCCGACACCAGCCAGGCAGAGCCTCTGCGAGCCCCTGGCACGGAAAG CAATGAGTTTGATGTGAGCCCCGTGGGCCACGACGACATCAGCTTGGCTGACATGTATCGGTGGAAAGTCTCAGCTTATGCCCCCTGCAGCTCCACCTGCACTTCAG CAGGTATCAGCACTTCCTATGCCATGTGTGTGCGCTACGATGGAGTGGAGGTGGATGAATCCTACTGTGATGCCCTGACCCGACCAGAACCTACTCACGAATTTTGCACAGGGAGAGACTGCCAGCCTAG GTGGGAGACCAGCCGGTGGAGCGAGTGCTCCCGGACCTGCGGCGAGGGCTTCCAGTACCGCACCGTGCGCTGCTGGAAGATGCTGGCGCCGGGCTTCGACAGCTCCGTCTACGATGACCTCTGtgaggcagcagggctggccaggcCCATGGAGAGGAAAGCCTGCAAGAACAAGGCCTGTGGGCCCCAGTGGGAGCTCTCTGAGTGGTCTGAG TGCTCGGCGCGGTGCGGCACGGCGGGGACGATGAAGCGCGAGGTGCGCTGCTCGGTGGAAGCCGCCCTGTGCGACGAGTCCCGCAAGCCCAGCGGCCAGAAGGAGTGCTCGGGCCCGCCCTGCGACCGCCGCTGGACCGCCTCCGACTGGGGCCCC TGCTCAGGTTCGTGCGGCGAGGGGCGCATGAGCCGCTTCGTCGCGTGTCGCAACCTGGAGGGCAAGGTGATCTCCAGCTCGCAGTGTGACCCGGCCACCAAGCCCCTGGCTGTCCACCCGTGTGGAGACAAGAACTGCCCCCCACACTGGGTGGAGCAGGAGTGGGAGCAG TGCGACGCCAGCTGTGGGCGAGGGATGAAGACCCGGCTGGTGCTGTGCGTGGGCCTGGAGAACGGGCTGTACAGGGAGTACCCTGAGAAACGCTGTGAGACCTCTCCAAAACCTGAGGAACAAGCTGTCTGCTTCAGGAGGCCATGTTCAACGTGGTTCACCACCTCCTGGTCCCAG TGCAGCAAGACGTGTGGTGCTGGTGTGCGACTGCGGGAGGTGAAGTGCTACCAGGGGGAAGCACTGGCTCAGGGCTGTGACCCCTCTGCCAAACCAGAGGCCAGGCAGACGTGCCaactccagctgtgccccacGGAGGCACCAG AAGATGCCTGTGAAGACAAAGCGACGGCCAACTGCGTGCTGGTGCTGAAGGTGAAGCTGTGCTCGCACTGGTACTACAGGAAGGCCTGCTGCTGGTCCTGTCGCCTCAAGTCATCCTGA